In Lycium ferocissimum isolate CSIRO_LF1 chromosome 11, AGI_CSIRO_Lferr_CH_V1, whole genome shotgun sequence, a single genomic region encodes these proteins:
- the LOC132038345 gene encoding putative zinc finger A20 and AN1 domain-containing stress-associated protein 8, with translation MTSCGKAENPILCARGCGFFGTPSNHNLCSRCYKAFLKEEEEEAKYTTILSEKVSSFTIDDSVTTEKVGSTMKIKQRCTICKTKVGLTGFSCKCGGMFCRVHRYPEEHACTFDFKSTGRVTLAKENPLCKADKLAFRI, from the coding sequence ATGACTTCTTGTGGCAAAGCAGAAAACCCAATTTTATGCGCAAGGGGTTGCGGTTTTTTTGGAACACCAAGCAATCACAACCTTTGCTCGCGATGCTACAAAGCTTtcttgaaagaagaagaagaagaagcaaagtATACCACAATTTTATCCGAGAAAGTATCATCTTTTACTATTGATGATTCTGTTACAACAGAGAAAGTTGGTTCGACGATGAAGATTAAGCAAAGATGCACGATTTGCAAGACGAAAGTGGGATTAACAGGGTTCAGTTGTAAATGTGGAGGAATGTTTTGTAGGGTTCATAGGTACCCTGAAGAACATGCATGCACATTCGATTTCAAGTCTACAGGCCGTGTGACTTTGGCTAAGGAAAATCCTCTTTGCAAAGCTGATAAACTTGCGTTTAGGATCTAG